GTTGATGATTTATGTAGCGTGAAGAAAACTAAGTGTTATAAATATTTAAAATATAAATTTTTTGCTTTATGGAATTTAGGGGAATATAAAAAAGCCCTAAAAGTTGCAAAAGAATTAGAAAAATTTAATAATTTCGAAAATGTGGATGTATTTATAAAAATAGTAAATTACGCTTTAAATAATAAAGATAATCTTCTTGCAGCTACATATGCTAAAAAAATAATTGAACTTCAAAATAGATATAAAGCTTATCCATATTCACCATTTGTAGATTTTACATTTGCAAAATATACTGAGAATAGACAAGAGGCAATTAAGGTATTAAAAGATTTATTAAATCGAGTAAAAGGAGAAGATAAAGCAAGGGCATACTTTATGCTTGCAAATTTAACAAAAGATAAAAAATATTTAAAAGAGTGTTTAAAAATTAAAAATTCTACTTTATGGAAAGGTTTATGCAGGGATGCTATGGATTTATTTTAGAAAGAATTATTTCTTCTAATTTTTCTTTTGGGGCTGAAATTTTATTTTTAAATTGAGTTTTATTAAATGTTTGTTGTCGTTTTGCAAGACGAGAAGTATTAGTAACTATTTTTTCAAAAAGTTTTTCTTTATTATATTTTCCATTAAAATAGTCTAACACTTCTTTTATTCCAATAGCTTTTAGTGAGGGTAGTCTTCTATCACGATATTTTTTTTCAAGATAAGCTACTTCATCAATTAAACCATTTTCAAACATTTTTTTAGTTCTAATTTTTATTCTTTCTTTTAATATTTTTCTATCTATTTCTATTTCAAAAATAGGGATTTGAGGCAAAAGAGGTTTTGGTGGATTTAATTCAAAATATTTAGTAGGGGGCATTTTAGTTGCAAGGTATATTTCTATACCTTTTTGAATTCTATAAGTATCATTAGAAGAAATTTTACTTGCATAAAGATGGTCTATTTTTTTTAAAAACTCATAATTTAATTTTTTTGCTTCTTTTCTTATCTCTTCACTTATTTTTGGCATTTGAGATATACCATCTATCATAGCTTTTAGATAAAAACTTGTCCCTCCAACTATTATAATGTTTTTATGAGGAATTTTTTGATAGATTTCTATAAATTTTGTTACATCAAAATGTTCGTTTGGATAAATTTCATTAACTCCATAATGTTTTATTTTATTTAATTCTTCTTTTCTTGGTTTTGCTGAGGCAATATCAATTTCTTTATATATACTTAAACTATCAAGTGAGAGTATTTCATAGTTTAGTTTTTTTGCTAATTTAATTGCTAAGTCACTTTTACCGCTTGCAGTAGGACCAATTAAGGCAAACAAAATATTTCCTTTTTTGTTACAATTATACAAATTAATACTTATTTAAGGAAGTATATGAAGAAATATTTAGAGTTAGTAAAGTTTTCTCATACTATTTTTAGTATTCCTTTTATTTTAATTGGAATGATAGTAGCAACTCATAGCTGGTTTGGATGGAAGTTGTTAATTCTTGGTATTTTAGCAGCTATTACTGCCAGAAATTTTGCTATGGCAGTAAATAGGTATTTAGATAGAGAATTTGATGCTAAAAATCCACGAACTGCTAATAGAGTATCTGTTACAGGTAAAGTTAGTGAAAATGAAATGCTTATGTTTATTATTATAAATGCTTTTATTTTTATTTTTATATCGTATTTAATAAATGATTTAGCTTTTAAACTCTCAATTCCTATTTTATTTATTTTAGGAATATATAGCTATTTTAAAAGATTTAGTGAATTTGCTCATTTAATTTTAGGAATTTCTCTTGGACTTGCTCCAATTGCAGGGGTTATTGCTGTAAGTGAGAATATTCCATGTTGGAGTGTTTTTTTAGCATTTGGAGTTATGTTTTGGGTGGCTGGGTTTGATATTTTATATTCTTTGCAAGATATAGAGTTCGATAAAAAAGAAGGACTTTTTTCTATACCATCAGTGGTGGGAGAGAGAGGGGCTATATTTATTTCTAAACTTTTTCATATTTTGGCAGTAGTTTTTTGGCTTTTATTTGTAATTTATGCAAAGCTTGGATTTTTTTCTTATTTGGCAGTTATAATTTCAGCAGTTATGCTTTATTATGAACATAAATTAATTGAAAAAGATTTCAAAAATATTCCAAAAGCGTTTTTTGATGTAAATGGATTTTTGGGTATTATTTTTTTAATATTAATAATTTTAGATAAGGTATTATTATGAGGTTTGTACCAGCAGTAGTAGATTTTGAGTTTGAAGAATATAAGGATGAATTTAAAAGTGAATATGATAAATTTTCTGCTGAAAGTGACGACCCAATTGGTCAATATATAAAACTTGCAAAAGCAAGGGGAGAGACAAAAGATACAGACCCTTTACTTTTAGAGTTATTAGTAGCACTTCATAGAAAAGTAGATGAATTAACTGCAATTGTAAAAAATGAAAAAAAAGAATTATTTCCTCTTAAATATAAAACTCAAATTGATGGTGTTGGATTTGGTTATTTTAGATTAAAAGATGAATTGTTAAAAAAAGGTGTAAGATACTATGGTAGAATGTCACTGCCTGTATTTCCAAAAAGAGAAGTGCCTGTAATATTTGAAGCAATTGATGAAAAAATAGGTAAAATTATAAATATGCATGAGAGAGATGAAAAAGATTATAATGCATTTATAACTGCAAGAGAAAGAGCAATAATTAGGGAGATGAAATCAAAAAATGAATAGTTTAGTTATAATAATTTTTATAGGACTTAGTGCTTTTATGTTATTTTTATTTTTTTATATGTTAAAAAGAGAAAAATTTATTGAACAAAAATTTGCAGCTATTGAGTTATCGGTAGAGGAGTTAAATAAAGAATTATTTTTATTAAAAAAAGAGATTAAAAAAATAAATTCTGTAGAAGACATCAAAAAAATTGAAGAAATAATTGAAGAAATAGTTGATGATATTAAGTATTTAGAAGAGAAAAATAGAGACTTTTATAAAAAAATAGAAGAAGAAATAGTAAAAATAGAGAATAATTTAAAAAAATCACCAGTAAATGCTCTAAGTAATATAAATAAACATGAAGAATCAAAAGTATTAAATCTATATAAAAATGGTTATACCATAGAAGAAATTAGTAGAGAACTTAGAATCCCAGCTGGAGAAATTGAATTAATATTAAAATTTTCTAACCTTCACTAAACTTAAAGTTTACTTAATTTAAGTTATTTTTAAGTTTTCTTATCTACAATTCCATACCTAAAAACTTGCAAAAGGTGAGATAATGAAATTTACAAAATCAATTAGACCTGAAGATGTTAAGAGAGATTGGATTTTAATAGATGCAAAAGATAAAACTTTTGGTAGAATTATTACAGAAATTGCAACAATTTTAAGAGGGAAACATAAACCTTATTATACTCCTCATGTAGATTGTGGTGATTATGTTGTTGTAATTAATGCTGATAAAGTAAAATTTTCTACATCTAAAAAATTAGAAGACAAGTACTATAAACATACAGGTTATTTTGGGCACGTTAAAGAAGAAACAGTTGAAAAATTACTTAAAAATAATCCTGAAAAATTATTTAAATTAGCAACAAGAGGTATGCTTCCTAAAACTAAACTTGGTAGAAAAATGCTTAAAAAATTAAAAGTTTATGCAGGTGAAAATCATCCTCATACAGCACAAGTAAAGGGTAACTAATGAAAATGCATGGTAGAATTTACGCAACTGGAAAAAGAAAAGAAGCTGTAGCTAAAGTATGGTTAAAAAATGGAAGTGGTAATATTACTGTTAATGGAAAACCACTTGATGAATTTCTTGGAGGAAGAGAAGCACTAAAACTTAGAGTAAGATGGCCTTTAATGTTAGTAAAACAAGAAGGTAATTTTGATATTGAAGTAAAAGTACTTGGTGGTGGTTTTGCAGCTCAAGCTGATGCAATTAAACATGGTATTTCAAAAGCATTAGTGGAATACGCTCCTGAATTTAGAAGTATTTTAAAACCAGCTGGACTTCTTACAAGAGATGCAAGAGTTGTTGAGAGAAAAAAATACGGAAAGAAAAAAGCAAGAAAATCTCCACAATTCTCAAAAAGATAATTTCCTTTTTTTATCTTTTTTTTATCTAATCTATTGATTTTAGCACTAAAAAAACATTAAAATTCTTAATAAATTACTATATTAAATATTAAGGATTTTTAATGAAAAAACTAACATTTATTTTTTTAACTACTGCATTATTTTATACAGGTTGTAGTTTTACTAAAACTTCTACAAATGTAAAAAACTTTACAAAATGTTATATTAATAAAATCCCAGCACCTTTTTGGGTATGTTATCAATCTCCATTTTTATCAGTAGGAAAAGTTACTGCAAATAAAGTAACAAGATTAAAGCAAGAAGAAGCTTATTCACTTGGAGTATCAGATTTAGTTAATAAACTTCAAGCTAAAACAAAACTTTTTTTAAGAAGAATAGGAATTAATGATGAAAAGCAAATAAGAAATATTTTATCACAAGTAAAAAATTTTGTAGTAATAAATGCTTTGCAAGGAGATAGTTGGTATTCAAAAAAAGAAAAAATGTTATATGTTAAAGTTTCTGTAAATAAAGAAGAATTTAAAAAGTTTTTATTAAGTAAATTCAAGAATAAAGACAAAAAACTATTAGAAGACTCATTTAATGAAATCTTTTGAGTTTATTATTATAGGTGGAGGAATAGCGGGAGTTATTACATATCTGTTTTTAAAAGAAAAAACAAATAAGATTTTACTTCTTGATAAAAAAGAGATTTTAGAAGGTGCAAGTGGGGCTGCCGGGGCTTTTTTGTTTCCAAAAATTGGATTAAATGATCTATATACTAAGTTTATTAATTCTTCTATTTTAGAAGCTATAAAGTTTTATAATTCTATTGGTATTAATATACATACAAAGGGTGTTATTTTACTTCCAAGAAATGAAAAAGATTTTGAAAAATTTAAAAGATATCAAAAAGAGATTGAGCTGCCTTTTAAAAAAATAAAAGAAGGATTTTATTTTGATTTTGGAAGTGTGA
This Caminibacter mediatlanticus TB-2 DNA region includes the following protein-coding sequences:
- a CDS encoding DUF6115 domain-containing protein, giving the protein MNSLVIIIFIGLSAFMLFLFFYMLKREKFIEQKFAAIELSVEELNKELFLLKKEIKKINSVEDIKKIEEIIEEIVDDIKYLEEKNRDFYKKIEEEIVKIENNLKKSPVNALSNINKHEESKVLNLYKNGYTIEEISRELRIPAGEIELILKFSNLH
- the rplM gene encoding 50S ribosomal protein L13; its protein translation is MKFTKSIRPEDVKRDWILIDAKDKTFGRIITEIATILRGKHKPYYTPHVDCGDYVVVINADKVKFSTSKKLEDKYYKHTGYFGHVKEETVEKLLKNNPEKLFKLATRGMLPKTKLGRKMLKKLKVYAGENHPHTAQVKGN
- the miaA gene encoding tRNA (adenosine(37)-N6)-dimethylallyltransferase MiaA, with the protein product MFALIGPTASGKSDLAIKLAKKLNYEILSLDSLSIYKEIDIASAKPRKEELNKIKHYGVNEIYPNEHFDVTKFIEIYQKIPHKNIIIVGGTSFYLKAMIDGISQMPKISEEIRKEAKKLNYEFLKKIDHLYASKISSNDTYRIQKGIEIYLATKMPPTKYFELNPPKPLLPQIPIFEIEIDRKILKERIKIRTKKMFENGLIDEVAYLEKKYRDRRLPSLKAIGIKEVLDYFNGKYNKEKLFEKIVTNTSRLAKRQQTFNKTQFKNKISAPKEKLEEIILSKINP
- the mqnP gene encoding menaquinone biosynthesis prenyltransferase MqnP, with protein sequence MKKYLELVKFSHTIFSIPFILIGMIVATHSWFGWKLLILGILAAITARNFAMAVNRYLDREFDAKNPRTANRVSVTGKVSENEMLMFIIINAFIFIFISYLINDLAFKLSIPILFILGIYSYFKRFSEFAHLILGISLGLAPIAGVIAVSENIPCWSVFLAFGVMFWVAGFDILYSLQDIEFDKKEGLFSIPSVVGERGAIFISKLFHILAVVFWLLFVIYAKLGFFSYLAVIISAVMLYYEHKLIEKDFKNIPKAFFDVNGFLGIIFLILIILDKVLL
- the rpsI gene encoding 30S ribosomal protein S9 translates to MHGRIYATGKRKEAVAKVWLKNGSGNITVNGKPLDEFLGGREALKLRVRWPLMLVKQEGNFDIEVKVLGGGFAAQADAIKHGISKALVEYAPEFRSILKPAGLLTRDARVVERKKYGKKKARKSPQFSKR